Proteins encoded by one window of Sediminicoccus rosea:
- a CDS encoding exonuclease SbcCD subunit D, which produces MRLLHTADWHLGRALCGQSFHAEQERLLTGAFLDILRETRPDAVLLAGDVYDRALPPADSVELLDDVLQRIVRGLGIPVVMIAGNHDDERRLAFGARLLRPSGLHICDSAMGCAFPFEDAHGPVSILAAGYGTPALLANLFGAEAGITTHDAGFAAVTAHLRGLAPAGARTVVVAHAFISGGLTSESERMLQVGGSGAVSAAHLAGFHYTALGHLHRRQSMAEGRIAYSGSPLAYSFAEAGGTKSVTLVELDAAGNVTAEDIPLTPRHKLRVLRGTLAEVLAMADDPGREDWLQVILTDRQLGAKALLQERYPFVLELRFESPLAMGEAGATPGARIPQDPLEALMAFRAAIGAGDLDGEERAAAIQAISAAMRAEP; this is translated from the coding sequence ATGCGCCTTCTTCACACCGCGGACTGGCATCTCGGCCGGGCGCTCTGCGGGCAATCCTTCCATGCCGAGCAGGAGCGCCTGCTGACCGGCGCCTTCCTCGACATCCTGCGCGAGACGCGACCCGACGCCGTGCTCCTCGCCGGCGATGTCTATGACCGCGCCCTGCCGCCCGCCGATTCGGTGGAGCTGCTGGATGACGTCCTGCAACGCATCGTCCGCGGCCTCGGCATTCCCGTGGTGATGATCGCGGGCAATCACGATGACGAGCGCCGCCTGGCCTTCGGCGCGCGGCTGCTGCGCCCCTCGGGGCTGCACATCTGCGACAGCGCGATGGGCTGCGCCTTCCCCTTCGAGGACGCGCATGGCCCGGTCTCCATCCTGGCCGCCGGCTATGGCACGCCCGCGCTGCTCGCCAACCTCTTCGGCGCGGAGGCGGGCATCACCACGCATGATGCGGGCTTCGCCGCCGTCACGGCCCATCTGCGTGGTCTGGCCCCGGCCGGTGCGCGCACGGTCGTGGTCGCGCATGCCTTCATCTCGGGCGGGCTGACCAGCGAGAGCGAGCGCATGCTCCAGGTGGGCGGCAGCGGCGCCGTCTCCGCCGCGCATCTGGCCGGCTTCCACTACACCGCGCTCGGTCACCTGCATCGCCGGCAGAGCATGGCCGAGGGGCGCATCGCCTATTCCGGCTCGCCACTCGCCTATTCCTTCGCCGAGGCGGGCGGCACGAAATCGGTCACGCTGGTGGAGCTGGACGCCGCCGGAAACGTCACCGCCGAGGACATCCCGCTCACGCCCCGCCACAAGCTGCGCGTGCTGCGCGGCACGCTGGCCGAGGTGCTGGCGATGGCCGATGACCCGGGCCGCGAGGACTGGCTGCAGGTCATCCTCACCGACCGTCAGCTCGGCGCCAAGGCGCTGCTGCAGGAGCGCTATCCCTTCGTCCTCGAGCTTCGCTTCGAATCCCCGCTGGCCATGGGCGAGGCCGGCGCCACGCCCGGCGCGCGCATCCCGCAGGATCCGCTGGAGGCGCTGATGGCCTTCCGCGCCGCCATCGGCGCGGGCGACCTCGACGGCGAGGAGCGCGCGGCCGCCATCCAGGCGATCAGCGCCGCGATGCGCGCGGAGCCCTGA
- a CDS encoding inositol monophosphatase family protein: MTQIPSLLPAVTALAEQAGRMLADEFTRPGGPQGQSGHAPVDDAIEFMLRPALLSLLPAAWRGEETGAAAGPGNDFCWVVDPQDGTSAFLAGQRGSAVSIALLRGTVPVLGVVHAPLPPDRGPDTIAWAEGMDHLLRDGAPCPRPPRGARLSPGDVVLMAPAAARFPLGNGRAVQPARFVALPSIAYRLARVAAGDAAAAASVIPTSGWDYAAGHALLRGAGGVLLNEAGRPVTYGEAGESAARRCFGGAAGIARELSNRDWSSLAEGHPLAPRTTPAGPRLGWDLALDRALGCLFGQVAGDSLGSLVEFRSPAEIARRYPEGLRDLADGGTWSTLAGQPTDDSELALDLARTLAGRAAWSAEAVAAAYAGWHRSRPFDIGGTTAQALSAAAAAPEGNAAEAARHAASTYSKANGALMRCAPIGLWARHPAEAAAAAREDARLTHPNPMCQAASAAFTVAIATALARGDGTAMLDAAEAELRRDAPEELCVALALARQGEGPASFTHQQGYVRIAFQNAFRHLALGTPLEGALVATVAEGGDTDTNAAICGALLGAAQGSAAVPMRWRMAIQACRPIEALGALQPRPPRYWPDDLPALAEALLSRG, from the coding sequence ATGACCCAGATCCCCAGCCTGCTCCCCGCCGTCACCGCCCTCGCCGAACAGGCCGGGCGCATGCTCGCCGACGAGTTCACCCGGCCGGGCGGCCCGCAGGGCCAGTCCGGCCACGCGCCGGTGGATGACGCGATCGAGTTCATGCTCCGCCCCGCCTTGCTCAGCCTGCTGCCCGCCGCCTGGCGCGGCGAGGAGACCGGCGCCGCCGCCGGGCCCGGCAATGACTTTTGCTGGGTGGTGGACCCGCAGGACGGCACCAGCGCCTTCCTCGCCGGGCAGCGCGGCAGCGCCGTCTCCATCGCCCTGCTGCGCGGCACCGTGCCGGTGCTGGGCGTGGTGCATGCCCCCCTGCCGCCCGATCGCGGCCCCGACACCATCGCCTGGGCCGAGGGGATGGACCACCTGCTGCGCGACGGCGCGCCCTGCCCGAGGCCGCCGCGCGGCGCCCGCCTCTCGCCCGGCGACGTGGTGCTGATGGCCCCCGCCGCCGCGCGCTTCCCCCTCGGCAATGGCCGCGCGGTACAGCCCGCGCGCTTCGTGGCGCTGCCCTCCATCGCCTATCGCCTCGCGCGCGTGGCGGCCGGAGATGCGGCGGCGGCGGCCTCCGTCATTCCCACCAGCGGCTGGGACTACGCGGCCGGCCATGCCCTGCTGCGCGGCGCGGGCGGCGTGCTGCTGAACGAGGCCGGCCGCCCCGTCACCTACGGCGAAGCGGGCGAAAGCGCCGCGCGCCGCTGCTTCGGCGGCGCCGCGGGCATCGCGCGCGAATTGTCGAACCGCGACTGGAGCAGCCTCGCCGAGGGCCATCCCCTGGCGCCGCGCACCACCCCCGCCGGGCCGCGCCTCGGCTGGGACCTGGCGCTGGACCGCGCGCTGGGCTGCCTCTTCGGCCAGGTGGCGGGGGATTCGCTGGGCTCCCTCGTCGAGTTCAGATCCCCCGCCGAGATCGCCCGCCGCTACCCCGAGGGGCTGCGTGACCTCGCCGATGGCGGCACCTGGAGCACGCTCGCCGGCCAGCCGACCGATGACAGCGAATTGGCGCTCGACCTCGCGCGCACGCTGGCCGGCCGTGCCGCATGGTCGGCCGAGGCGGTGGCCGCTGCCTATGCCGGCTGGCACCGCTCCCGCCCCTTCGACATCGGCGGCACCACCGCCCAGGCGCTCTCCGCCGCCGCCGCCGCGCCGGAAGGGAACGCGGCCGAGGCCGCCCGCCACGCCGCCAGCACCTACAGCAAGGCCAATGGCGCGCTGATGCGCTGCGCGCCCATCGGCCTTTGGGCGCGCCATCCGGCGGAGGCGGCGGCGGCCGCACGGGAGGATGCGCGCCTCACCCACCCCAACCCCATGTGCCAGGCGGCCTCCGCCGCCTTCACCGTCGCCATCGCCACGGCCCTCGCGCGGGGTGACGGCACCGCCATGCTGGATGCGGCCGAGGCCGAGCTGCGCCGCGACGCGCCGGAGGAGCTGTGCGTGGCCCTGGCCCTGGCGCGGCAAGGCGAAGGCCCGGCCAGCTTCACGCACCAGCAGGGCTATGTCCGCATCGCCTTCCAGAACGCCTTCCGCCACCTGGCGCTCGGCACGCCGCTGGAAGGGGCGCTGGTCGCCACGGTGGCCGAGGGCGGCGACACGGACACCAACGCCGCCATCTGCGGCGCGCTGCTGGGCGCCGCCCAGGGCAGCGCCGCCGTGCCGATGCGCTGGCGCATGGCGATCCAGGCCTGCCGCCCGATCGAGGCGCTGGGCGCGCTGCAACCCCGCCCGCCGCGCTACTGGCCCGATGACCTGCCCGCCCTGGCCGAAGCCCTCCTGAGCCGCGGCTGA
- a CDS encoding WYL domain-containing protein, which produces MSGESPPPRATDLRWSQEARLRAIDLAAFWEGRVNRADLIRRFGISVPQATNDLRDYQARAPANLRYDTREKTYLAGPDFRPLFGEPSAEAWLRDAEAPHGLPVEIMPLPARRLDPWLLRRLAQARRAGQALRVFYQPMNQPEPAWRWISPVAFASDGLRWHLRAWNHDAERHEHLLFPRMLELGATRDAGPLPPDPDWERRFAIRLRPASRLNPAQQRVVAADYGMEGGEAVVEVRVALLFLFRRRLGLDRGDGLVEVANQAEMEAVMAEADGRFSGNGGG; this is translated from the coding sequence ATGAGCGGCGAATCGCCCCCGCCGCGGGCCACGGACCTCCGCTGGAGCCAGGAGGCGCGGCTGCGCGCCATTGACCTCGCCGCCTTCTGGGAGGGGCGGGTGAACCGCGCCGACCTGATCCGCCGCTTCGGAATCTCGGTGCCGCAGGCGACCAACGACCTGCGCGACTACCAGGCCCGCGCGCCCGCCAACCTGCGCTACGACACGCGGGAGAAGACCTATCTGGCGGGGCCGGATTTCCGCCCGCTCTTCGGCGAGCCCAGCGCCGAGGCCTGGCTGCGCGATGCCGAGGCGCCGCACGGCCTGCCGGTCGAGATCATGCCCCTGCCGGCGCGGCGGCTCGATCCCTGGCTGCTGCGGCGCCTGGCGCAGGCGCGGCGCGCAGGGCAGGCGCTGCGCGTCTTCTACCAGCCGATGAACCAGCCCGAGCCCGCCTGGCGCTGGATCTCCCCCGTGGCCTTCGCCAGCGACGGGCTGCGCTGGCATCTGCGCGCCTGGAACCATGACGCCGAGCGGCACGAGCATCTGCTGTTTCCACGCATGCTCGAATTGGGCGCGACGCGGGATGCAGGGCCGCTGCCGCCGGATCCGGATTGGGAGCGGCGCTTCGCCATCCGGCTTCGCCCGGCCTCGCGCCTCAATCCCGCGCAGCAGCGCGTGGTGGCGGCGGATTACGGGATGGAGGGCGGCGAGGCGGTGGTGGAGGTGCGCGTGGCGCTGCTCTTCCTGTTCCGCCGGCGCCTCGGCCTCGATCGCGGCGACGGGCTGGTGGAGGTGGCGAACCAGGCGGAGATGGAGGCGGTGATGGCTGAGGCCGATGGCCGCTTCAGCGGGAATGGCGGGGGCTGA
- the pheT gene encoding phenylalanine--tRNA ligase subunit beta — MKFPLSWLREHLETEATLDQISTTLSAIGIEVEGIEDRAAALAHFRIARVIEAVQHPNADRLRALRVDVGDGRELSVVCGAPNARTGMLGVAALPGAFIPGTGITLKAGEIRGVKSEAMMLSAREMGLGDDHSGIVDLPEDAPLGARYVDYAGLDDPIIEIKVTPNRGDALSVRGVARDLAAAGLGRLKPWAAPAITPAYETPLTWRIEDPRACTWVLGRAVRGVKNGPSPQWLQDRLTAIGLRPISALVDVTNWFTFALGRPLHVFDVAKVKGDTLAMRMARGGEELHALNGKTYALTEEDGIIADAEGPEALGGIIGGEPSGCDETTTECFIECALFDPVRVALSGRRHNIFTDARARFERGLDQALLPAALDAATAMIMELCGGQASTVSEAGRAPAWQRTATLRFERLAGLGGLAVPPDLAVERLEALGFTATERDATQVTVAVPPWRNDIAAAIHLDQDPTLDAARARIAAEGCAAVEAECDLVEEVLRLGGLDAVPSVSLPVASPVPLPALDAKQVRAALARRVMAARGMQEAVTYGFIAQRIAAMFGETPEALRLENPIASDLDQMRPTPVASLALAAAQNAARGFADVALCEVGGGYRDTTPTGQLAIACGLRTGATPANWAAPARPVEALDAKGDALAVLEALAVPMAALQVTQDAPVYYHPGRSGVLRQGPKVVLAQFGQLHPRLCAALDLPAGSVAFEVFLDAIPEPKRRKKSAPELSAFQPVRRDFAFLVDAGVPAEKLIRAASGAERALITEVTLFDRYAGERLPEGKVSLAVQVTLQPRERTLTDAEIEAVAAKIVAAVAKATGATLRG, encoded by the coding sequence ATGAAGTTCCCCCTGTCCTGGCTGCGTGAACACCTCGAGACCGAGGCCACGCTCGATCAGATCAGCACCACCCTCTCCGCCATCGGCATCGAGGTGGAAGGCATCGAGGACCGCGCCGCGGCGCTGGCCCATTTCCGCATCGCCCGCGTGATCGAGGCGGTGCAGCACCCCAATGCCGACCGGCTGCGCGCGCTGCGCGTGGATGTGGGCGATGGGCGCGAGCTTTCCGTCGTCTGCGGCGCGCCCAATGCGCGCACCGGCATGCTGGGCGTCGCCGCCCTGCCCGGCGCCTTCATCCCCGGCACCGGCATCACGCTCAAGGCCGGCGAGATCCGCGGCGTGAAGAGCGAGGCGATGATGCTCTCCGCCCGCGAGATGGGCCTGGGCGACGACCATTCCGGCATCGTGGACCTGCCGGAGGACGCGCCGCTCGGCGCGCGCTACGTGGATTACGCGGGCCTCGATGATCCGATCATCGAGATCAAGGTCACGCCCAATCGCGGCGATGCGCTCAGCGTGCGCGGCGTGGCGCGCGACCTCGCCGCCGCCGGCCTCGGCCGCCTCAAGCCATGGGCCGCCCCCGCCATCACGCCCGCCTATGAGACGCCGCTGACCTGGCGCATCGAGGATCCGCGCGCCTGCACCTGGGTGCTGGGCCGTGCCGTGCGCGGCGTGAAGAACGGCCCCTCCCCGCAATGGCTGCAGGACCGGCTGACCGCCATCGGCTTGCGCCCCATCTCGGCGCTGGTGGATGTGACCAACTGGTTCACCTTCGCCCTCGGCCGCCCGCTGCATGTCTTCGATGTTGCCAAGGTGAAGGGCGACACCCTCGCCATGCGCATGGCGCGCGGCGGCGAGGAACTGCACGCGCTGAACGGCAAGACCTACGCCCTGACCGAGGAGGACGGCATCATCGCCGATGCCGAGGGCCCCGAGGCGCTGGGCGGCATCATCGGCGGCGAGCCCTCGGGCTGCGACGAAACCACCACCGAATGCTTCATCGAATGCGCGCTGTTCGACCCCGTGCGCGTGGCGCTCAGCGGGCGCCGGCACAACATCTTCACCGATGCCCGCGCGCGCTTCGAGCGCGGGCTGGACCAGGCGCTGCTGCCGGCAGCACTCGACGCCGCGACCGCGATGATCATGGAACTCTGCGGCGGCCAAGCCAGCACGGTCAGTGAAGCGGGCCGCGCGCCGGCCTGGCAGCGCACCGCCACGCTGCGCTTCGAGCGGCTGGCGGGCCTGGGCGGCCTGGCCGTTCCGCCCGACCTCGCGGTCGAGCGGCTGGAGGCACTGGGCTTCACCGCCACCGAGCGGGATGCGACGCAGGTGACCGTCGCCGTGCCGCCCTGGCGCAACGACATCGCCGCCGCCATCCACCTCGACCAGGACCCGACGCTGGATGCCGCGCGCGCACGCATCGCCGCCGAGGGCTGTGCCGCGGTGGAAGCGGAATGCGACCTGGTAGAGGAGGTGCTGCGCCTGGGCGGCCTCGACGCCGTGCCCTCCGTCTCGCTGCCCGTGGCCTCGCCCGTGCCGCTGCCGGCGCTGGACGCGAAGCAGGTGCGCGCGGCGCTGGCGCGGCGCGTCATGGCCGCGCGCGGGATGCAGGAGGCGGTGACCTACGGCTTCATCGCGCAGCGCATCGCGGCAATGTTCGGCGAGACTCCGGAAGCCCTGCGCCTCGAGAATCCCATCGCCTCCGACCTCGATCAGATGCGCCCCACGCCCGTCGCCTCGCTCGCCTTGGCGGCGGCGCAGAATGCGGCGCGCGGCTTCGCCGATGTGGCGCTCTGTGAAGTGGGCGGCGGCTATCGCGACACGACGCCCACGGGGCAGCTCGCCATCGCCTGCGGCCTGCGCACGGGTGCGACGCCCGCCAACTGGGCCGCCCCCGCGCGGCCGGTGGAAGCGCTGGACGCCAAGGGCGACGCGCTGGCCGTGCTGGAGGCGCTGGCCGTGCCCATGGCGGCGCTGCAGGTGACGCAGGATGCGCCGGTCTACTACCACCCGGGCCGGTCCGGCGTGCTGCGGCAGGGGCCGAAGGTGGTGCTGGCGCAATTCGGCCAGCTGCATCCGCGCCTCTGCGCCGCGCTGGACCTGCCGGCTGGCAGCGTCGCCTTCGAGGTCTTCCTCGATGCGATCCCCGAGCCCAAGCGCCGCAAGAAATCGGCGCCCGAGCTCTCGGCCTTCCAGCCGGTGCGGCGCGACTTCGCCTTCCTGGTGGATGCCGGCGTGCCGGCCGAGAAGCTGATCCGCGCGGCCAGCGGCGCCGAGCGCGCGCTGATCACCGAGGTCACGCTCTTCGACCGCTATGCGGGCGAGCGCCTGCCGGAGGGCAAGGTCAGCCTCGCCGTCCAGGTCACGCTGCAGCCGCGCGAGCGCACGCTGACGGATGCCGAGATCGAGGCCGTGGCCGCCAAGATCGTCGCCGCCGTGGCGAAGGCGACGGGGGCGACGCTGCGCGGTTAA
- the pheS gene encoding phenylalanine--tRNA ligase subunit alpha yields the protein MSDDLAALAASTEADLAAAADLRALDAVRVAVLGKSGALTALLKGLGAIPAEQRKERGAAVNALKLQLEAAIEARRAVLEAAALDAKLAAERQDMTLPPRPAAPGGTGGIHPISRTIEELTAIFGAMGFKVVEGPDIEGDWYNFAALNIPDHHPARQDQDTFYLPGMIEGRRTVLRTQTSPLQIRTMIGQAPPIRVIAPGRTYRADHDATHSPMFHQVEGLVIDRGITLGHLKGCLTDFLRSFFGIADLPVRFRSSYFPFTEPSMEVDIGWNRKTGELGAGTDWLEILGSGMVHPRVLANCGLDAREWQGFAFGMGIERITMLKHGMADLRPFFEGDTRWLSHYGTNPLSPASLHEGV from the coding sequence ATGTCCGATGATCTCGCGGCGCTCGCCGCCAGCACCGAAGCCGACCTCGCCGCCGCCGCCGATCTGCGCGCGCTGGATGCCGTGCGCGTCGCGGTGCTCGGCAAGTCCGGCGCGCTGACCGCGCTGCTCAAGGGCCTGGGCGCGATCCCCGCCGAGCAGCGCAAGGAGCGTGGCGCGGCGGTGAACGCGCTCAAGCTCCAGCTCGAAGCCGCGATCGAGGCGCGCCGCGCGGTGCTGGAAGCCGCCGCCCTCGACGCCAAGCTCGCCGCCGAGCGGCAGGACATGACGCTGCCGCCGCGCCCCGCAGCACCAGGCGGCACCGGCGGCATCCATCCCATCTCCCGCACCATCGAGGAGCTGACGGCGATCTTCGGCGCCATGGGGTTCAAGGTGGTGGAAGGCCCGGACATCGAGGGCGACTGGTACAATTTCGCCGCCCTCAACATCCCCGACCACCATCCCGCGCGGCAGGACCAGGATACCTTCTACCTGCCCGGGATGATCGAGGGCCGCCGCACCGTGCTGCGCACGCAGACGAGCCCCTTGCAGATCCGCACCATGATCGGCCAGGCCCCGCCGATCCGCGTCATCGCCCCCGGCCGCACCTATCGCGCCGACCATGACGCGACGCATTCGCCCATGTTCCACCAGGTGGAGGGGCTCGTGATCGACCGCGGGATCACACTCGGCCACCTCAAAGGCTGCCTCACGGATTTCCTGCGCAGCTTCTTCGGCATCGCCGACCTGCCGGTGCGTTTCCGCAGCAGCTACTTCCCCTTCACCGAGCCCTCGATGGAGGTGGATATCGGCTGGAACCGCAAGACGGGCGAGCTGGGTGCGGGCACCGACTGGCTGGAGATCCTGGGCAGCGGCATGGTCCACCCCCGCGTGCTCGCCAATTGCGGCCTGGATGCGCGCGAGTGGCAGGGCTTCGCCTTCGGCATGGGCATCGAGCGCATCACCATGCTGAAGCACGGCATGGCCGACCTGCGCCCCTTCTTCGAGGGCGATACGCGGTGGCTCAGCCACTACGGCACGAACCCGCTTTCCCCCGCCAGCCTGCATGAGGGCGTGTGA
- the rplT gene encoding 50S ribosomal protein L20 — MARVKRGVTAHARHKKVLDLAKGYVGRSSTTYRAALQRVEKALQYAYRDRRNKKRDFRGLWIQRINAATREHGMTYSQFIAGIKAAGIEMDRKVLAALAFDEPAAFAAIVEKAKAARPIA; from the coding sequence ATGGCTCGTGTCAAGCGCGGCGTTACCGCCCATGCCCGTCACAAGAAGGTCCTGGACCTCGCGAAGGGCTATGTGGGGCGCAGCTCCACCACCTATCGCGCGGCGCTGCAGCGCGTCGAGAAGGCGCTCCAGTACGCCTATCGCGACCGCCGCAACAAGAAGCGCGATTTCCGCGGCCTGTGGATCCAGCGCATCAACGCCGCCACGCGTGAGCATGGGATGACCTATTCCCAGTTCATCGCCGGCATCAAGGCCGCCGGCATCGAGATGGACCGCAAGGTCCTCGCGGCGCTCGCCTTCGACGAGCCGGCGGCGTTTGCCGCCATCGTCGAGAAGGCCAAGGCCGCGCGCCCCATCGCCTGA
- the rpmI gene encoding 50S ribosomal protein L35 — protein sequence MSKMKTTSSAKKRFKITATGKVMAGPGKKRHCLSARSQKAKRQNRGSQVLEPQDAKTVMTWLPYGLPR from the coding sequence ATGTCCAAGATGAAGACCACTTCGAGCGCGAAGAAGCGCTTCAAGATCACGGCCACCGGCAAGGTCATGGCCGGCCCCGGCAAGAAGCGCCATTGCCTTTCCGCCCGCAGCCAGAAGGCCAAGCGGCAGAACCGCGGCTCGCAGGTTCTGGAGCCGCAGGACGCCAAGACGGTGATGACCTGGCTGCCCTACGGGCTGCCCCGGTAA
- a CDS encoding DUF1937 family protein, producing MWIMLAGPYSTGNADAETRAARLVALNRAALEVFRRGHVPVIGVNMALPLIAAAGNTEAAHAEVMMPLSLALAERCDACLRLGGASVGADAEVARFRAAGKPVFFALDEVPAA from the coding sequence ATGTGGATCATGCTGGCCGGACCCTACAGCACGGGCAATGCCGATGCCGAGACCCGCGCGGCGCGGCTCGTCGCGCTGAACCGGGCGGCGCTGGAGGTGTTTCGCCGCGGCCATGTCCCCGTCATCGGCGTGAACATGGCGCTTCCCCTCATCGCGGCCGCCGGCAATACCGAAGCCGCCCATGCCGAGGTGATGATGCCGCTCAGCCTCGCGCTGGCCGAGCGCTGCGACGCTTGCCTGCGCCTCGGCGGCGCCTCGGTGGGCGCGGATGCGGAGGTGGCGCGGTTCCGCGCGGCCGGAAAGCCCGTCTTCTTCGCGCTGGATGAGGTCCCGGCCGCCTAG
- the dapF gene encoding diaminopimelate epimerase, whose protein sequence is MQVPFLKMHGLGNDFVVLDARAEPRALAAETIRWVGDRHRGVGFDQLITLEPAQDADVFFRFHNSDGSEAGACGNGTRCAASLILNETGRSSIAIRTIAGLLGAERLPDGTVRVDMGPPRLGWADVPLAREMDTLHVPMAADGVSDAACCSMGNPHANFFVEELSALDVFRIGPELEHHPLLPERANIGFVQVLARDHIRLVVWERGAGYTLACGSGACAALVNARRRGLVEARCTVTLPGGDLVIEQRADGHVLMSGPVATSFKGELTLG, encoded by the coding sequence ATGCAAGTCCCCTTCCTGAAGATGCATGGCCTGGGCAATGACTTCGTCGTGCTGGATGCACGGGCGGAGCCGCGCGCCCTGGCGGCCGAGACCATCCGCTGGGTGGGGGACCGGCATCGCGGCGTGGGCTTCGACCAATTGATCACGCTGGAACCGGCGCAAGACGCCGACGTCTTCTTCCGCTTCCACAATTCCGATGGCAGCGAAGCCGGCGCCTGCGGCAATGGCACGCGCTGCGCGGCCTCGCTCATCCTGAACGAGACGGGGCGCTCCAGCATCGCGATCCGCACCATCGCGGGCCTGCTGGGTGCCGAGCGCCTGCCCGATGGCACGGTGCGCGTGGACATGGGCCCGCCCCGCCTGGGTTGGGCCGACGTGCCGCTGGCGCGCGAGATGGACACGCTGCATGTGCCCATGGCCGCCGATGGCGTGAGCGATGCCGCCTGCTGCTCCATGGGCAATCCGCACGCGAATTTCTTCGTCGAGGAGCTGAGCGCACTCGACGTCTTCCGCATCGGGCCGGAGCTGGAGCACCACCCGCTGCTGCCCGAGCGCGCCAATATCGGTTTCGTGCAGGTGCTGGCGCGGGACCATATCCGGCTCGTCGTCTGGGAGCGCGGTGCGGGCTATACGCTGGCCTGCGGCTCTGGCGCCTGCGCCGCGCTGGTGAATGCGCGGCGGCGCGGCCTGGTGGAGGCGCGCTGCACCGTGACGCTGCCGGGCGGGGACCTCGTAATCGAGCAGCGCGCGGACGGGCATGTGCTGATGAGCGGCCCGGTCGCGACCTCCTTCAAGGGTGAGCTCACCCTTGGCTGA
- a CDS encoding MiaB/RimO family radical SAM methylthiotransferase, with translation MAETLTFGCRLNLAESETMRGLAARAGYADALIINTCAVTGEAESQARQAIRRAAREQPGRPILVTGCAAQIAPETWAALPGVTRVIGNGAKLDPAAWGAPVAPIGRAAPMGIAAGGGTRGFLAVQQGCDHACTFCIIPQGRGPARALPIPEAVAAARDLATRHAEIVLTGVDLASHPELPVLIRAILGEVPELPRLRLSSLDPAALGEDFWRVFAEEARLMPHLHLSAQHGHDLILKRMKRRHSRADLLRLSARARALRPDAALGADLIAGFPTETEAHFAALLELVAETRLAFLHVFPYSARSGTPAARMPQLPMALRRERAARLRAAGEAERARFLAARVGRIEHSLMEADGMGHTQHFAPIRVPGAARGSLIRARVTGHDGRMLMAEAA, from the coding sequence TTGGCTGAAACCCTGACCTTCGGTTGCCGGCTGAACCTGGCCGAGAGCGAGACCATGCGCGGCCTCGCGGCGCGGGCGGGCTATGCCGATGCGCTGATCATCAACACCTGCGCCGTGACGGGTGAGGCGGAATCCCAGGCGCGGCAGGCGATCCGCCGCGCCGCGCGGGAACAGCCCGGCCGGCCCATCCTGGTGACGGGCTGCGCCGCGCAGATCGCGCCCGAGACCTGGGCGGCGCTGCCCGGCGTCACGCGCGTCATCGGCAATGGCGCGAAGCTCGACCCCGCCGCCTGGGGCGCGCCGGTGGCGCCGATTGGGCGCGCGGCCCCCATGGGCATCGCGGCAGGCGGCGGCACGCGCGGCTTCCTCGCGGTGCAGCAGGGCTGCGACCACGCCTGCACCTTCTGCATCATCCCGCAGGGGCGGGGGCCGGCGCGCGCCCTGCCGATCCCCGAGGCGGTCGCGGCGGCGCGGGACCTCGCCACGCGCCATGCCGAGATCGTGCTGACCGGCGTGGACCTGGCCAGCCACCCCGAACTCCCCGTGCTGATCCGCGCCATCCTGGGCGAGGTGCCGGAACTCCCGCGGCTGCGCCTCTCCTCGCTCGACCCCGCCGCCTTGGGCGAGGATTTCTGGCGCGTCTTCGCCGAGGAGGCGCGGCTGATGCCGCATCTGCACCTTTCGGCGCAGCATGGGCATGACCTGATCCTGAAGCGCATGAAGCGGCGACATTCGCGGGCCGACCTGCTGCGGCTCTCCGCCCGCGCCCGCGCCCTGCGCCCGGATGCGGCCCTGGGGGCTGACCTCATCGCCGGCTTCCCGACCGAGACGGAGGCGCATTTCGCCGCGTTGCTGGAGCTGGTGGCGGAGACGCGTCTCGCCTTCCTCCACGTCTTTCCCTATTCCGCGCGCAGCGGCACGCCGGCCGCGCGCATGCCGCAACTGCCCATGGCGCTGCGGCGCGAGCGCGCGGCGCGGCTTCGCGCGGCGGGCGAGGCGGAGCGCGCGCGCTTCCTGGCGGCCCGGGTGGGGCGCATCGAGCACAGCCTGATGGAGGCGGACGGCATGGGCCACACGCAGCATTTTGCGCCGATCCGCGTGCCGGGGGCCGCGCGCGGCAGCCTGATCCGCGCGCGCGTCACGGGCCATGACGGCCGCATGCTGATGGCGGAGGCGGCCTGA